In Bactrocera neohumeralis isolate Rockhampton chromosome 5, APGP_CSIRO_Bneo_wtdbg2-racon-allhic-juicebox.fasta_v2, whole genome shotgun sequence, the genomic window TTCACCCTTTGACTGTTCATAATCAAACAATTCCAATAAATAGAAAATTCGAAACTTATGCAGATTTCCTATGATTACCGCGTATACTCGAAACTTGCAATATTAACAATTAATTTCTTTGtgttgtaatttgtaatttagaGAAATAATTTCATCTAAAGGCAAATCCGGTGCAGCCTTTACTTTTCTATTTATTCCTACTAACTTCaacacataaattttttgatcTAGTATTTTTGGAACATATACTTACTGtactaaaattgaaatatttttaacatttgacCATTATTTCTTTACACTTACTAACTGTGGATTTaccattttatttctaaaattttttccccaacaGAATTTAGTTTCAGCAATACTAGTGAGTATTTaatgtgtaaaattttgattataGCCATAATTAATAGATATGCTTAATACATAAGTAACTTTCTCATTCTTACTTGAAAAGCAAAGCAATAAtagaacaattttcaaaaaagtactgactgaatttttttatttaaaattagtaaattacTCTCGACTGGTTAAGTTTAATATGAAGtgcatttcatttattaataaagTTGATTCAAAAGAGCTGGTGCGAGCTATTGTGATAATCTAAAATTTCTGTTCATGTTACGAttataattgcaaaaatataaacaaaagctCTACACTTTTCCAGGTCTCAGGCAACGCACGAGGCGCTAAAATACGCTCTATATTGAGCAGTATTATACAAAGTGAAACAATATACGTGGAATGCCTCAACAAAATGATACAGGTGGGGTATTTATTTACCTAATTAACATATAAccatattaattattattttttcgcagTATAAGAGAGCAATTCATGCCACACTGGGTACATCACAGCCTGTGATCAAGGAGGAAGAAGAGAAtacgatattttttaaaatcgacgaacTTTATGATGTGCACACACAATTTCTAAACGATTTGAAAACGATAGCGGCGCACGAAGGAGGAGACGTTCTTATTGGTGAACCCTTCAAACGTCTAGCAGACAGTTTTAACTTGTATAGCGCTTTCTTGCACAACTACGGCCAGGCAATTGATACAGTAAAGAAGTGCAGCGCTAATAATCCACAATTCAAACAAATTGTCTCAACGATTGTCGTAAATTTACATACCGAACAGTCGCTTACCCTGGAGGATTTGTTGCATAAACCTGTGGCGCGTGTACAAATCAATGCATTAGTTTTCAATGACTTGTTGCGCGAAACACCACCCAATCATCCGGACCATCAGCCATTGCGACAGGCACAGAAGACCATACACTTGTTCCTGAAACAATTCAATGTGGTGAACCAACGTTTGTCTACCGAATCGAATAAAAATCTGAGACGCATGGTGAAGAATTCTTTCATTGTTGAATTGGTGGATGGGCATCGTAAGTTGCGGCATCTCTTCTTGTTCAATGATGTGATCGCCTGTGCCAAGTACAAGGCATCCGGACGTGACCGAATTGACTATGAGCTGAAATGGTTTATACCGCTGAAAGATGTTGTGGTGTTCGAAGAGGCAGACGCCAGTGCTGACCTCAAAGAATCTAGTCCTGCAAATATATTGCAATTGAAAACGCAAGCGTGCACAGTACGTGATCAATTATTGCtcgaagagaaggacgataaaGGACGAAAGTCCAATGGCTTGCGTTCGGGTGATAAATATCGCCGCAAATTGGCTGACTTAGAGTCGCAGCTGGTATTGGCATCGCCGAATTTAGTCTTCCGCATTGCCAATAAAGCaaccaataaaacaataacattttTCTTGAGTTCTGATTTCGAGCGCACGCAGTGGATTGAATCTATACTGTCGCTGAAGGTTAGTAAAGTACAAATGCActtgtttttatacatatttccattTGATATTTGAAATTTGGCTTTTCTTGCTTCTGCAAATCTAGCAAACCTGCAACATACCTGGAGCGAACACGATAAACGCTTTAGAGGTGCACGCTTTTATCGTTGCCATGCAGAAAGGTATGAAGACTGAAATGGGTTCATATCTGATGCGAAACACCAATGACGAGAGTCTACTAGTGGGCGATCTGCATATGACAGTGCACGGTCTGACGGGTCTTGACCAGCCTGCCGATTTGTACATTTGCATAGAAGTGGATTCGTATGGCCACTATTTCCGAAAAGCCACCACGAAAATGGTGTGTCGTAGCTTGAGCCCACTTTGGAATGAAAGTTTTGTATTAGAGCTTGAGGGCAGCCAGAATGTGCGAATTTTGTTGTATGAAGCACATGAACGTCCTAAGTTACGAGCCAAACACGTcttaaaagtaaattataaaaGCTATTAAGTTATTCAGAAAATTTACTTCATATCTTTGCTAACAACTTCATTACAGCTTAGTCGTAGTTGGTTGCAAGAGACGCCATTGCCGCGTATACTAAAACTTGGCGAGACCATAACGCTGAATACCACACTGCGATTTGTACCCGGCGAAGTAACTTTACGACGTGTGCCAACTTCAAAGCCGGGTGCGCTCTTTGGTGCCAAAATGAGTCAAATTTTAAAGTAAGTAATAATTACTACGCTCAGTAATATATCAGTACAATGATTTCGCACCTAACACAGGCGTGAGAAGCGAGACATTCCATTCATTATCAGTGCCTGCATCCGTGAAGTAGAACGACGCGGCATGTCTGAAGTGGGGATTTATCGCGTGAGTGGCTCCGCTTCCGATTTGGCCAAATTGAAGAAGTCTTTCGAAACTAGTATGTGATCTGTAATACCAATTTTGTTGAAAACTATTGCTAATTCTGTTTGCTTTTCTTCTAAGATGCCTACGAGGCTGAACAGCTGCTGAAAGATGTGGATATACACTCAGTTACGGGTATTTTGAAGTCATATCTGCGAGAGTTACCCGAGGCATTATTTACCGATGCTCTCTAtccgaaattttttgaaacgttCAGCGCTTTCAGTAATAACAACGAGACGGCGCGTATAAATGAACTCATAAAAGTATTTGAAGAATTGCCACAGGCGAATAAAGCATCTATAAATCATATATTGGATCACTTAATTCGGTATGTacaatcattttgaaaaaaaatttaaacatgtaTTTAAAATCCATGGAATGGTAGAAGCAAAAAGGTCTTCTCAATAATTGTTTGCGTCGTTCAATTTTAGGGTACATCATCAGGAGGCTGACAACAAAATGTCGCTGCACAATTTAGCTATGGTCTTCGGTCCGACGTTACTGCGGCCCGGTCAAACGCAAGCTAAACAGAAAGACTTGCTAGCCTCCAGTACCGTAGATGTCATGGCCCAAGCAGGCATACTCTATTGCTTCCTGCAGGCGCGTATTAAAAaggattaaaatattaactcaTAGGCAAAGTGAAAGTGACTAATCAGAAATATTgtaaaatgcatatatttttgtagcAAGCAAAGGGCCTTTGTATGCATACGCATAACCTGCGTGAGAGAAATTATTCTTATAACTACGTAGCTTCCATTGTATTTATACAGGCATATGCAAAACGGTGCAAACGTCGACAATTCGCTATTGCGCAAATGGTGAAAGAAGCGGAAGAGTTTacgaaatattgcaaaaaaaaaaaacaaaatgaatcaAAGAAATTAAGAACATTGCAATTGTATGGCGCATAAAAGTTTCCCTAGGGTGTATGCAGCAAGAGAGAATTTTTGGCAGATGTGTgccgaaaaatataatttttatagtcgatacatatacaatattaacagatgaaacaaaacaaaagaaaagtatTGATTAAAGCGCACTCTAATGATGCTGGAAGTAtcgaaatattataaatatatctatcTACACTGCTCCATACCATAGATTTGCACTGCTTGTACTATCACGGAAGCTTATTAAAAGTtagacaaaatttaaaattttgtcagtttacaaaaacaatacaatagaacatatcgtcacctgaaatgcaaaataacgtaacatcattttcggaattttatagtggcatgaatgaaatacgaaataaaatggaacatgagggaaaaaaaattttatattggttaaaactggtttatatctgaggtGAGAACCtcaaaatgttggacatatgtaatattatgaatgcaatttgaagtagtgaatcagAATCAATaagacattcaatttcgaattttttgatgatacgtcaTTTTGCATTTCATGTGACGATATACACATTAATACTTAAACAGGAATACATTTAGCTGCTCATTAAGCGTTTCGTAATGTTTATGAATTATtactaataattttcaatatcaaaaaaaaaacaaaaaaaaaaaactataacgCTGGAATCCTGTTATTTACCCCTGTGTAAATGATAAATGATCATGAAGTTGCAAGTCTCGTAACTTGAGGAAATTTAACATTAACTTTCTTGTCCATAAATATAGCAGATGATTCAGTATGTAACATATTATCAGACTCAATTATCTTCGTGTACTCCATGttataaatacttatttcaTTTCTCTATTCCGAAAATCAGGAGTTTCTacaattaaatgtattttacaGTGCTCTGTTTCATTTGCattgttaatttttgtatttgaattaagttaaatgattttttaaccgGTCCCTGGTAATAAACCTTAATGAAAAGCTGAACATATTAATTAAAGAAGAATTAGCTTAAATTTAGTTGATTTCTAAAACCACattgttatttattatgtttccataataaacttaaaatttcacaCAAGTCGGGTCTACATGAGTAAACGGGGGATATATGTATAGCCGGTCAGACTTGTCACCTCAATAGCATTTCTCTAAACAATTTTAAGTTGTTACAACAACACCAATAgtaattgtatatgtatttaaaaacagCGATCTGAAGAGTTGCCATATTAGGTTGTTTAAATACTTCAAAGTCAATGAGTGTGTACATTTCGACACCACCGTTAATTATCCGTTTTCCTTAATTTACTGCTATTCAACTAAAAGACTTCCACTTTTCCGGCAATCATCTAGCGTTAttagtttcaataatttttaagcaaTGAATGTACTACAATGACTTAGTCTGTGGTCGCTTACATTTACCTTATAATGGTTACTTATCGACCCTTTTGAAAGGATGcgaagaaatatattaattcaaaataaataaaaaaatgacgtaggctaaaacaatttaatttattttttacctgTATGTAAAATTATATGATGCTTATTTACTTTATAGTTTATCTAAatacgaatatatgtattttgtagtgcagttatacaaaaacaaatatattattattaaacataCTTATTAAAGTAATttgattgtgaaatttattCCCTTCTGTTTATTCGTCATCTTCACCAGCATCCTCCAAATGTTCGCTAGTATTGAACACAGATTTTCTACTTCGTTTGACATTATTTGTACTAGCATAGTACTCAGTTGCGGTACGTTTGCGTATTTCTTCCACGTCGTCGTCATTGATGGATGCCCATTCCAGCACCAATCGTCTGCCGTATAAATGCGTACTTTGGCTAAGCGCTTCGAATGCCTTTTTGGCGTCACTTTTTGTAACGAAATCTACAAAACCGAAACCGCGATGTGAGTCTGCGCCCGGCGTCATTTTCTTTGGTAAGCGCACAGAACGCAATTCACCAAACGCCCTATAGAATGATGAAAGGATTTCATTAGAGTATTCATATTCATGCAAATGTTTGTTATTCTTACTTGAAAATTTCGCGGACTTCCTTTTCTTTCGCCTGGAAAGGTATATTGCGTACAAGCATTTTTGTGCCTGTTTGTTGTGTTTTCACCAAATGTTTACGAGGCACATTAGACGAAGttctaaatatgaaaaaacaacattattgaATGGCTAAAAACTAAAGATTTCGTATTACTTACTTTAGTATTCGATCGCTTCGCTTCAGTTCCACCTGATTGCCGTCGATTTGTGTAAATTGCATTTCCTTTAGAGCTTTCTCTGTTGTTTCAGCCAACTTAAATTGTATGAAACCATAACCCATTGAAACTTGAATACGTGGATTTTTAGGATCTTTCCGCTTTGCTATTTCCACAGTGTGTATTGGTCCTAAGTGCTTGAAATGATTGTGTATCGTATCTGGGACggttttgaaattcaaattacGAAGAAAGAGTGTTGTATTTGGTTCAGGAGGTTCGTCCACTAAATCTTCCTCAATGTTAGAGTTTTCGTCTTTAGCTGTTTTGCTTTCGAGGTTTCCATCGGCATTTAATTGTGTTGTTGATTCAGTTTGCAAGGCTTCCTGTGTTATCGTTTCATTAAGACTGCTGACTTCTTCCTCTTGTTTGGGAATAATAGGTTCTCCATTTAACGTTGTCGTGAAGGTTTGTTCCGGCGCCCACTCCAAGTATAAtggcacatttttaaatttgctataCGCTAATTTTTTGAAAGCGTGTTTCGCCTCTGATGGGTCACAAAACTCTATCAATGCGGTGACCCCACTGGGTGGTAAAACGAGTCGCCCGATTGGGCCAAATTTCGCGAATATTGGCGTTAATTCTGTCACTGTCGTATCAGCTGGTAAATTTTTCGCTAAGATAATTGTTTTAGAACGCTTCACTGTAGGGGCATCAAAAACACTTAGCCGCACTCCATTCTCTTCaaggaaatttttcatttcaatgacAATTTGTGTTTCTCCTAAAGCAATACGAACCGCCGCACTGGAACCGCCCTCACTTGTGTCTAAAACCTTAAGTgtataaaataaagataaaaaacaacATAAGAGGAAATAAGTATTGGAGCATAAATAAGAGTATGTTACCTTTTCTTTAGTGGTGGAGAAACGTTTAGCTAAAATTTCCGCCACCGCATTTGCACCTAAAAATAATGTATTCCAATTCCCACTCTGTTGCGCTGATTTCTTCAGCTTTAAAGCTTTCTTTTGTTTAAACGACAGAGCTGGGTCATTTTCATCACTTTTTGGGTCGTCATCCCTGCTTTTTCCTGGTATTAGATGTAATAGCCTACCATGAAAATCGGTGCCATCCAATTTGTTAAAAGCTTGCAAGGCATGTTCTGGCATAACGAATGTAACTGTGCCAAAACCTTTTATTTGTCGAGTTATGGTATCTACGGGCACATTTATCTCAGCAATGGGTCcgaatttttcaaacaatttttgaagatCATCTTCTGTAACTGTGTAAGCCAAGTTACGGAAGAAAATACGACCCGATTCAGCTATTCCTTCTTCATTTTGTGTACTCTGTTCTTGTTGAGCCCATTTCGGGTTTGTTGGTTTTAATTTATGAAGATCCGTTGTTTTCTCCCCCTTCTCTCCTTtcgattttgtaattttgtttttctcgGTGAAATCGGAAAAAAACACTTGTTTTCCTTTTatgaaacttttgtttttgagcATAGCTTTAACCATTTCCTTTTCCGTCTTAAAGCCGACATAGCAGAAACCATGAACATTTGTAGGTAGCCGTACAGAATATGGCTTTAacggtttaaaaaatttcaagatctCTTGGCGTTTCGCTTTGTAAGGAACATTGTGCATTTTAATAGTAAACAAATCAAGCCCCGCTTTCGTTTTGTCTTTTTTATGATTCGTATTCGTTGATTTTGCCATAAGGTTTTTCATGTAATCAAGATCACTGATTGGCTTTTCTGCTAAtttttcttcatcttcatctcTATCTCCACCTTCATTACTGTTCTCATTCTCACCTTCGACATATTCTGTTCCTTTCGCCTCTGTACGGATTTCCTCCTCAGTTGTATTTTTATCTTGCTCGGTAGGTTGTGAAGCTTCTCCGGCGTCATTTGCCCATAAAGTGCGCTTTTTATCGTGTGCACTCATGAATTCTTGAAAATCAGGATCATCCTTATGTTTACTTATAATTTCATCCACCACATTGGGAGCTTTTTTTCCGTTATTTTTGTCGTCCTTTTCCTTTTGTAATTCTTTCTGCATAGTCTGTGTCTCAGCTTTTCGAGCATTTTTGCTACGTGCTAGCGGCTTATCCTCACTGCCAAGTGCAGCACACACTTCAACCTTGATACGGCTTGTTTGAATACATatgttattgaaatattttatagcttCTTGCGCCTCTTCTTCACTACGATATCCGATAAAGCAGAACTGGCGGAATTTTCCGTCTGGTGTATATTTGAGCTGCATATCCGTGATTGTACCCTTCGTACCAAAGATATTGCGCAGCTTTTCTTCGCTGATCTAACATAGCAAGTATATTACAGTATTAACATActcatttaatatttgattgcaTACTTACATTCTTTGGCAACTGCTTTACTATAATTCGTGacattttctcttcaatatttatatcaaatattttaaattaaaagtacaaataaaataagcaaaaaccGCATTGTTTATATTATGCACCGCACGTGAAATGAAATGTCATAATTTAGGGCTGCCAatacttttctttaaaattgtataaGGAATGGACAAGACTTTCCTACGAGTGGAAGGAAATTATCCTGTTcattttgtataaaacatttcatatctatacacaaacaaaaacattttttattcttacGAAAATAcataaacgaatatttttaatttgtaaatttgagaaaaatacgTTATTTGGTTATTTGAAATAGCAACCCTTTGCACAGCTGAtcagaaaattttgatttgacaGAAAAAAGCTCGCGAAAGAAAATACGAAGTACGAAATTATATTCGAGACCAAATTGTGTGTTTATTTAAAGAACTAATTGAAATCCTTGACGCCTGCTAGGGCAATATTATATCCAGGATTTGGGTAATTCGTCcacatttcgaaaataattgttAAGGCTTGTTGGATTATAACGACAATCAAGTGATTGCGAATCGTAAGGATTCTAATGGTAACGTCACAATAGAAgaagttaaataataaaatttatattaatgctttgaaaagaaaacaaacgcTACGCAATAAATAgccgaaacaaatattttaatgtcaCTTTCGCTATTGCGATGTCTAAATCGGGGGGGAGGAGGGGTCTTAAATGTCACTAATAACGCTACTAAGCTATCACTGCCACCATCGTCGTCAACGCCAATCGTGGGTGTTTCAAGCACTGCACATTATTCGCGACGTAGTGACCCCAAAAACCTTGATAGCGTTTTCAAGGTGGTAAAGTCTAAGGCGCGTGTTGAAGGTGATATTAAAATGGGTAGTATCTCAATGACAACATacaagtttttatttcttttagatGACTCTGATTTTCTTGGTGGCGAATGTGGACCGAATTGGGAATTGCTTGCTCCTCGGGGGAATCGCTTCTATTTTCCTAACGCAGTTGGACCAGCGTGGCAAAGTGCGTCAACAACCATCAATTTAGAAGCACCACTGGAGTCA contains:
- the LOC126759811 gene encoding active breakpoint cluster region-related protein isoform X3, producing the protein MSSFKEKFKLWTRGKSSLNLREASNDIKDKNNRYSLNTDNKYVEGVGGSSINTSSISKISSGSAETGTGNTKNTSGKQSFEQEDKDMGTEKDTRQQNENGALHKCINELAASFGTNSTISDSDAVRHLPLEDIEESEITSSVETGQKPLKTNAQKASHFVTVIEVKESKTNMDADLDSGLEGSESVQSTTTPTLSSFERKNSTKVEPTAPPLSPALTSPSMSASSYAAHADNKKKMPPRPPPKNIRRVEPPTIPGQLSSSPKRDTPYIGSSMPLPSASGNLSSSDSPGNSLERNLKPSAILRQKSPESMEGKALTSNRKTTSDLGKFNPPDLMEELGRKVGKSESLEKTKRTDMAITQSPTGSLGRTVSIQNRNVTGGRTSGTAMGVSPTGSLSKPSKLAVADSSSTNSLEKKSHYSLQAADAENSQTQVVGSKESLASQGISEIIKSYESVSSLGSDCAKVVVDNEPYYDTVPLDNGEGEYVYIKPGGNGSSSSRDDLSTPGSTLPIGSATHLSSQASVTDPESPGRSSNYVNIDYFLHQSNETRSSSLDSDGEYEGPPIMRTISHDEQNSQTPSALRKNLVSAILVSGNARGAKIRSILSSIIQSETIYVECLNKMIQYKRAIHATLGTSQPVIKEEEENTIFFKIDELYDVHTQFLNDLKTIAAHEGGDVLIGEPFKRLADSFNLYSAFLHNYGQAIDTVKKCSANNPQFKQIVSTIVVNLHTEQSLTLEDLLHKPVARVQINALVFNDLLRETPPNHPDHQPLRQAQKTIHLFLKQFNVVNQRLSTESNKNLRRMVKNSFIVELVDGHRKLRHLFLFNDVIACAKYKASGRDRIDYELKWFIPLKDVVVFEEADASADLKESSPANILQLKTQACTVRDQLLLEEKDDKGRKSNGLRSGDKYRRKLADLESQLVLASPNLVFRIANKATNKTITFFLSSDFERTQWIESILSLKQTCNIPGANTINALEVHAFIVAMQKGMKTEMGSYLMRNTNDESLLVGDLHMTVHGLTGLDQPADLYICIEVDSYGHYFRKATTKMVCRSLSPLWNESFVLELEGSQNVRILLYEAHERPKLRAKHVLKLSRSWLQETPLPRILKLGETITLNTTLRFVPGEVTLRRVPTSKPGALFGAKMSQILKREKRDIPFIISACIREVERRGMSEVGIYRVSGSASDLAKLKKSFETNAYEAEQLLKDVDIHSVTGILKSYLRELPEALFTDALYPKFFETFSAFSNNNETARINELIKVFEELPQANKASINHILDHLIRVHHQEADNKMSLHNLAMVFGPTLLRPGQTQAKQKDLLASSTVDVMAQAGILYCFLQARIKKD
- the LOC126759811 gene encoding active breakpoint cluster region-related protein isoform X1 — translated: MSVFNDFQRLWMQRFPQSSLSDAWEQDVRASLERHKLKIVELTKELEQEQLYVEYLERLLSDVEKFRESGGDPTSLFEAATTSNTTLQADTDANQLSGEDACAINISKSSLNLREASNDIKDKNNRYSLNTDNKYVEGVGGSSINTSSISKISSGSAETGTGNTKNTSGKQSFEQEDKDMGTEKDTRQQNENGALHKCINELAASFGTNSTISDSDAVRHLPLEDIEESEITSSVETGQKPLKTNAQKASHFVTVIEVKESKTNMDADLDSGLEGSESVQSTTTPTLSSFERKNSTKVEPTAPPLSPALTSPSMSASSYAAHADNKKKMPPRPPPKNIRRVEPPTIPGQLSSSPKRDTPYIGSSMPLPSASGNLSSSDSPGNSLERNLKPSAILRQKSPESMEGKALTSNRKTTSDLGKFNPPDLMEELGRKVGKSESLEKTKRTDMAITQSPTGSLGRTVSIQNRNVTGGRTSGTAMGVSPTGSLSKPSKLAVADSSSTNSLEKKSHYSLQAADAENSQTQVVGSKESLASQGISEIIKSYESVSSLGSDCAKVVVDNEPYYDTVPLDNGEGEYVYIKPGGNGSSSSRDDLSTPGSTLPIGSATHLSSQASVTDPESPGRSSNYVNIDYFLHQSNETRSSSLDSDGEYEGPPIMRTISHDEQNSQTPSALRKNLVSAILVSGNARGAKIRSILSSIIQSETIYVECLNKMIQYKRAIHATLGTSQPVIKEEEENTIFFKIDELYDVHTQFLNDLKTIAAHEGGDVLIGEPFKRLADSFNLYSAFLHNYGQAIDTVKKCSANNPQFKQIVSTIVVNLHTEQSLTLEDLLHKPVARVQINALVFNDLLRETPPNHPDHQPLRQAQKTIHLFLKQFNVVNQRLSTESNKNLRRMVKNSFIVELVDGHRKLRHLFLFNDVIACAKYKASGRDRIDYELKWFIPLKDVVVFEEADASADLKESSPANILQLKTQACTVRDQLLLEEKDDKGRKSNGLRSGDKYRRKLADLESQLVLASPNLVFRIANKATNKTITFFLSSDFERTQWIESILSLKQTCNIPGANTINALEVHAFIVAMQKGMKTEMGSYLMRNTNDESLLVGDLHMTVHGLTGLDQPADLYICIEVDSYGHYFRKATTKMVCRSLSPLWNESFVLELEGSQNVRILLYEAHERPKLRAKHVLKLSRSWLQETPLPRILKLGETITLNTTLRFVPGEVTLRRVPTSKPGALFGAKMSQILKREKRDIPFIISACIREVERRGMSEVGIYRVSGSASDLAKLKKSFETNAYEAEQLLKDVDIHSVTGILKSYLRELPEALFTDALYPKFFETFSAFSNNNETARINELIKVFEELPQANKASINHILDHLIRVHHQEADNKMSLHNLAMVFGPTLLRPGQTQAKQKDLLASSTVDVMAQAGILYCFLQARIKKD
- the LOC126759811 gene encoding active breakpoint cluster region-related protein isoform X2, yielding MSVFNDFQRLWMQRFPQSSLSDAWEQDVRASLERHKLKIVELTKELEQEQLYVEYLERLLSDVEKFRESGGDPTSLFEAATTSNTTLQADTDANQLSGEDACAINISKSSLNLREASNDIKDKNNRYSLNTDNKYVEGVGGSSINTSSISKISSGSAETGTGNTKNTSGKQSFEQEDKDMGTEKDTRQQNENGALHKCINELAASFGTNSTISDSDAVRHLPLEDIEESEITSSVETGQKPLKTNAQKASHFVTVIEVKESKTNMDADLDSGLEGSESVQSTTTPTLSSFERKNSTKVEPTAPPLSPALTSPSMSASSYAAHADNKKKMPPRPPPKNIRRVEPPTIPGQLSSSPKRDTPYIGSSMPLPSASGNLSSSDSPGNSLERNLKPSAILRQKSPESMEGKALTSNRKTTSDLGKFNPPDLMEELGRKVGKSESLEKTKRTDMAITQSPTGSLGRTVSIQNRNVTGGRTSGTAMGVSPTGSLSKPSKLAVADSSSTNSLEKKSHYSLQAADAENSQTQVVGSKESLASQGISEIIKSYESVSSLGSDCAKVVVDNEPYYDTVPLDNGEGEYVYIKPGGNGSSSSRDDLSTPGSTLPIGSATHLSSQASVTDPESPGRSSNYVNIDYFLHQSNETRSSSLDSDGEYEGPPIMRTISHDEQNSQTPSALRKVSGNARGAKIRSILSSIIQSETIYVECLNKMIQYKRAIHATLGTSQPVIKEEEENTIFFKIDELYDVHTQFLNDLKTIAAHEGGDVLIGEPFKRLADSFNLYSAFLHNYGQAIDTVKKCSANNPQFKQIVSTIVVNLHTEQSLTLEDLLHKPVARVQINALVFNDLLRETPPNHPDHQPLRQAQKTIHLFLKQFNVVNQRLSTESNKNLRRMVKNSFIVELVDGHRKLRHLFLFNDVIACAKYKASGRDRIDYELKWFIPLKDVVVFEEADASADLKESSPANILQLKTQACTVRDQLLLEEKDDKGRKSNGLRSGDKYRRKLADLESQLVLASPNLVFRIANKATNKTITFFLSSDFERTQWIESILSLKQTCNIPGANTINALEVHAFIVAMQKGMKTEMGSYLMRNTNDESLLVGDLHMTVHGLTGLDQPADLYICIEVDSYGHYFRKATTKMVCRSLSPLWNESFVLELEGSQNVRILLYEAHERPKLRAKHVLKLSRSWLQETPLPRILKLGETITLNTTLRFVPGEVTLRRVPTSKPGALFGAKMSQILKREKRDIPFIISACIREVERRGMSEVGIYRVSGSASDLAKLKKSFETNAYEAEQLLKDVDIHSVTGILKSYLRELPEALFTDALYPKFFETFSAFSNNNETARINELIKVFEELPQANKASINHILDHLIRVHHQEADNKMSLHNLAMVFGPTLLRPGQTQAKQKDLLASSTVDVMAQAGILYCFLQARIKKD
- the LOC126759814 gene encoding probable RNA-binding protein 19 gives rise to the protein MSRIIVKQLPKNISEEKLRNIFGTKGTITDMQLKYTPDGKFRQFCFIGYRSEEEAQEAIKYFNNICIQTSRIKVEVCAALGSEDKPLARSKNARKAETQTMQKELQKEKDDKNNGKKAPNVVDEIISKHKDDPDFQEFMSAHDKKRTLWANDAGEASQPTEQDKNTTEEEIRTEAKGTEYVEGENENSNEGGDRDEDEEKLAEKPISDLDYMKNLMAKSTNTNHKKDKTKAGLDLFTIKMHNVPYKAKRQEILKFFKPLKPYSVRLPTNVHGFCYVGFKTEKEMVKAMLKNKSFIKGKQVFFSDFTEKNKITKSKGEKGEKTTDLHKLKPTNPKWAQQEQSTQNEEGIAESGRIFFRNLAYTVTEDDLQKLFEKFGPIAEINVPVDTITRQIKGFGTVTFVMPEHALQAFNKLDGTDFHGRLLHLIPGKSRDDDPKSDENDPALSFKQKKALKLKKSAQQSGNWNTLFLGANAVAEILAKRFSTTKEKVLDTSEGGSSAAVRIALGETQIVIEMKNFLEENGVRLSVFDAPTVKRSKTIILAKNLPADTTVTELTPIFAKFGPIGRLVLPPSGVTALIEFCDPSEAKHAFKKLAYSKFKNVPLYLEWAPEQTFTTTLNGEPIIPKQEEEVSSLNETITQEALQTESTTQLNADGNLESKTAKDENSNIEEDLVDEPPEPNTTLFLRNLNFKTVPDTIHNHFKHLGPIHTVEIAKRKDPKNPRIQVSMGYGFIQFKLAETTEKALKEMQFTQIDGNQVELKRSDRILKTSSNVPRKHLVKTQQTGTKMLVRNIPFQAKEKEVREIFKAFGELRSVRLPKKMTPGADSHRGFGFVDFVTKSDAKKAFEALSQSTHLYGRRLVLEWASINDDDVEEIRKRTATEYYASTNNVKRSRKSVFNTSEHLEDAGEDDE